In Sphingomonas sp. LT1P40, the following are encoded in one genomic region:
- the nuoK gene encoding NADH-quinone oxidoreductase subunit NuoK, whose product MIGVTHYLVVSAILFTMGVLGIFMNRKNLIIILMAIELILLAVNLNLVAFSAALGDLVGQVFAMFVLTVAAGEAAIGLAILVIYFRGRGTISVDDVNRMKG is encoded by the coding sequence GTGATCGGGGTAACCCATTATCTGGTCGTCAGCGCGATCCTGTTCACCATGGGGGTGCTGGGCATCTTCATGAACCGCAAGAATTTGATCATCATCCTGATGGCGATCGAGTTGATCCTGCTGGCCGTGAACCTCAATCTGGTGGCGTTCAGCGCCGCGCTGGGCGATCTGGTCGGGCAGGTTTTCGCGATGTTCGTGCTGACCGTCGCGGCGGGCGAGGCGGCGATCGGGCTTGCTATCTTGGTCATCTATTTCCGCGGACGCGGGACGATTTCGGTCGATGACGTCAATCGGATGAAGGGCTGA